ccccccccccccccaaaaaaaaatcatattatcgAATTCTGAACCTATCTTTCTGAACTCAATGTTATTTCCACTGAATGGCTTATTCTACATCTGGACATATATTTCagtgtttatatacatgtttccGTCAAAATCATGTATATTTCAGTGTCAAGAGATTTCTAGCATTTATTGCTAATGACAGGTTGTGTGTTTCCCTGAAAAATTTCCAGTTTGTCAGATTTCTTGCCATGCAGTTGGCTctctcaaccattttttttccctcgttgatatattattttttgtttcaggATTTTTAAGGTTAATTTCTATTGTACGAGTACAAGTATATTCATATGAGAAGAAATTGAATGCTATATTATGTATATTGAAAGATGAATTTCACTTTTTTGATTAGACAAATTAAGAATGTATAAATCGATCTTCAGCAATAATGTCACTATAGTATAtacatgtctttttttttaagcagaAACAAAATCtcattaaggaataaggaatcgttATTTGAGTAAATCAAATAATGTCCGAAGgattttatgatagatttgatcaacCCCGACCGTATTTAATCATCTCAtacataaaatgatttcttattacttatagatatataattttcagtcATTGTACGCTTTAATACCATAAAGTCATTGATGAAGTGTATTGGAAGATACATTACAAAACTGATTTGTAGTTTTATctcagacaaagacactggaaatgTAAATGTTCATAAATATGGCctgttttggggggttttttttgttgcattgtatatTTGCTGGGTTggtgtaaatacaaaacttaccataaattttgtatttacaagtACACCAATCCAATTCACAACATGATATTTGAAATGAATTCATGCACACGTTAGGAGAATAACGAATTTATTATTAGTTCTCGTTTAGATATCGGAATTCTCTTTGAAGTTGCACACAAGCTGAAAATACCtcctcaataaaaaaaaaacgaaagtcGGCTGAAAGTCAAGGTATACATGCTTGTTTAAAGCAAACATAATATGCTGTGAAAAgaattattgataaaatagtcaatgtacaaaatattttttaaaccctAGTTATAATTCTGCATGCGCATGAACCCCAATATTGACATTTGGGTTTATCACTGAGAGTTTTTCCGAGAAGGAAAGCAAGCATGAGATAATTAAAGGTCTTGGCCAGTTGTGCGGACCGCTACTAAATAagtaatgtatatataaaattaccTATATCCTCTCGTCCATTGAAGCGATCGCTGGCCAGAGTCTTCGTTGAGTTTATTGTTACCAATAGCAACAAACACTgtctgtttttgtttgttttattttttattcatttatttttttttttggggggggggggtagttttTAGGGGAGGGGGGTagatttattgttatttttgttttttgtcgtATGCATCTTCGAGATATATATTGACTCAATTGAAATTATGTTTAGATCAATACGCATCgccgattttttttcttcagaatctTGTTAAGtagatacaattttttttttacttaatccGGTTTATAGAACACtgttatttctaaaatattaaatactaaaaaatacatttcacaAAAATGTCTCAAGATTTAAAATCGGAAAAGATGAATGTCTTCGTTGTTTTGATTTGATGTACGAAAATTCCTCTTTGATGTTACAATCAAAATATCGATGTTTGACAGTAAATCTCGAGTCCGTGTGCGTGTCTCTCTAACAAAACTTGACCTGCTTTTTCAATTATGACCATGTAATATAAGAtaagattttttctattttagaaaatcttgagagaacaaaatttaatatttttaaaggaagaagaaaactttgataaatttaaaataaatctgtAGAAGAGGGACAAACTGATATgatttacttatgtaatatgaaaatacaagataattatgatattgtaaaatatataccgTTCAggcaacaaaaaatatgtcGAATGGCCCATATtagaattaaatttacatacatcaGAAACAAGAGGGATAACTATTGAGTATTGTCGGCAACAACAAAAAGACGAGTTATCTTTCTTCTATTacattgtcatgttgtaaattttaaattttctgggtttaaatacaaaatttacaacataacaAGAAATTTTGTATAAtctacacccacccagtaaattcaaaatttacaacatgacattagAAACAGGATACTGAGTATAGGACAACAAGCTATAAAAAGGACGTAGggaaatataaatgtatagaCTCTAGAAGAATATTAATATTTACGAGAattcaagaaataaacaacgattTTAAAGGGACATTGCCAGGATGTTGACCCTcaaattgttaaacaatttggttatatattaaaagataccagtagttttaaattctccgatttttaaaactattttaaatgtaACATTATGTCTTACAAAGGTGTTTCCTATGGTcactcaaatttttaatatcagCTGTAGATTATCAAGCGAGATACAAGGCAAATAAAACCCTTTTTTTCGTGATTTTGATCcaatattgatataaattgcTTAATAACATTGTAAAGAAAGTACATCTCCAAAACAAAATGagatgcaaaaaaaaagaagcttaaaactgtttaattttataaaatcaggattaatttacacacaaaaaaaacttttaaaagaaactttTCTCGGTAGATCTGtttaaatgcaaacaaaaacttgcgcaatatatatttatatttacattttccagtgtctttgcctgtgataacactgcgTATCGATatttgtactacatgtatataacccataatacaaatgacgccaaattgaggcgccagcagggtttgtttatttatatttaaatattttatcgtacgatggctaaaaattatataataatgagtaataaggaatcattctttgaatattatggggtgataatttcggtcggggcgtgatcaaatctatcataaagcccttcgggctttattggatttgatcacgccccgaccgaaattatcacctcataatactcaaagaatgattccttattcttttTGTGATTTCTTTATCTCGCTTGTAATGATTTCGACATTTAATGTGAAACAGAACAATAGACATTGTAAACaatcgaaattttttttaaaaaacctgaaaaaaaaatcaaaataagttGCGACAATGCTTAATTCTTTTACTGGCGTGTctttttatacatacatgtcgTATGTACCCCATTGATACAGCAATGGCCTTTATTCATCTAAAATTGATCGACAACGGTTTTGCCGCGTAGTGTATTTCATATTGTACATTTCTTGCAATTAATTTTTACTGTTAACAAAAACCCCGTTAAACCAGTTTAACAATAAACGCATGAAGGTTATAGCTTACACGCCTCACAGAGGAGCGGATTCACAATCCAAGTGTTTTAATTAGATTGCTTAAGTTATCTATGGCCAACTGTGACACAGTTCAAGATGACGTACACGATCTATTTAGCAATTATCATTTGTTATCTTAAACTCGCCACAGAGTGGCCTATGGAATTTTGTACTGCCCTGTgttcacgtacatgtatatgaaaatcattGTTTGTGGCAAGAAAGGAAACTCtcgctaatacatgtattttatcaaaagcaTAATTCCTTTATTAATCATGCATGTAAATTTgccatttctgaaaaaaatggcAGGCATGACAAGCTGATTCTACATATagttcatattttgttcattttttttttaagcaaaacaaagcaaaattttattagcgtttattgaaacaataaaatgctttttttggatgattcatgcgggatatgaaggtggcgacattgcaaaaaaaaaaaaaaaaacataacccgcgttagcaaCGAtcgcattttattgtttatatttacatctttcttttaactaattaataaattgatgaCAAGGATGAATGACATGAGAAAGAGGAAAAAATTAAAGGGGAGCTCAGGAGGAGGTATAGTttaatatcattgaaaaaattaacaGTAAGGTAGGATCTGAAGCTTTAAAATTCCAATATCAATAGATTCGATTATTCATATCCATAATATACAATGTAACCATAGTGACCGTacaaatacatatgtattttcaaattgtacaaatttaaccccacccaccccacccccaccccccaaaaaaaatcttcaaatttcttatcaagatataaaaaaaattctaaaagcCCTTTGTGTTTTGGATTTACAGATTAAAAGATATAATCCGTTGTGCTGGTAGAGACAATAGGATTGTtgaagaaaacaaatatataatatagaAGTAATTCTTTATTTCGAAAGACGTACCTTACCGAATGAATTTGTCTCACAAAGTACATCCTTGATGTTTCATGTCTTGTACATTCAATATGGAGTTTAGGTATCCTTTTCAAAGTGGCTTCAATGTACAATTCAATTGACaaatcatatcaaatgaaaatttaaacatctatcattgttttttttttatatggacGACATACCAAAAACACAAAAGGAGAAATGGATACTCCCCTCAAAAGAAGACACATAACTGCAATTTCGTCATAGAATATCTGACcacatacaaatatataaaaaaagaagcagttggttttttttggggggtgtcACTGTGAATTTATGTTAAAGTGATAAAGAGATTTGTCAAGTAATGATGATGATGGAGAATTTGGACATGGTAAATCGAGACCCAAACAACATTAATGACCATCTTAAGGTATGTCATGTGctcacaataatttttttttggcattaaattggtgtgtgtgtgtgtgggggggggggggggttaagatTTGTATCTTAGAAAATGATTTAATACTTCAATATTGAAAGATATTTCAAAGTTTAGTCGCAGCAGTTTCAttagatatcatttttttgttcAGTGATTAGCTATCATTTATTTAGCTTTCTCTATTTCACTAAAAACATTCTGAGTTCTGAGATAAAAATGCATGAtgaagtgtgggggggggggggggggggaggaggggaAGCAAAAATTTGCATCTTAGAAAATGATTTAATACTTAAGATATTTCAAAGTTAAGTCACAGCAGTTTCATTAGATATCATTTTTGTTGTTCAGTGCTTAGCTATCATTTATTTAGCTTTCTCTATTTCACTACaaaacattctttgaaaaaaatgcatgatGAACATCataagcatttacatgtatatatgcaccTCTTCAAAGCACAGCTGATATTTTTCCTTCCTATCAGTACATATCAATTTTGACATCTAAGTAAATAATTTCCTAATTATTCATTTCAGTTtagttcagttcagtttattattattttcactcaACACCATATAATGGTACAAGAGATACATAAGAAGAccaaacatatttatatatacataccaATATAATTGTAAAGGTCAAGAACGTATGTGGGGTGAACTACCAGTacgattaatttttgaaataaagaaacccAATTTTCTTAATGTAATATAATCAACTGAAGACATGATTCAAATGGAATTGTAAGTCTACGAATCAAATGActctgtaaaatgtaaaatatgttgATCGTATATTTCGTATTGtactttttttgaaatttacttTACTCTTTTGAggattaaatattttcttattaattGCAACGTCATGTTTAATGGCGTTGATGATTAGATCTGGAACGAGAATACTAAGTACAATGCCAAGATATCATTATCACAGTGTTTTGTgaatcggaatttttttttcaattctgagACAGTTATTTCTAAGGTGAATACAcgtaaattctttttttttttaaataataatttaataataaacaagggaaaaaaaagttttattcataataaatcacaattttaaaaatttgaaaaatactaATAATGTTTGTGATTCTAACGCCTAACCAAAATGACAGGATACATACCGTTGTCACCGtgcattctttcttttttttttttttaaaagattgcacgatataatgtatcaatgaattgtctttgtttaaacatttcccACTATGGCAGCTTCACAATGCAGACACTCCAAGCGGCATTGTTTTGCATGAAAGATGTTCTTGCACGATAGCCaattaaattgtgtttaaatCTCCTGTTCATTAAAACTGATTGATTCTTTCGAAGTCTTGCTTTTGACTTATAAAAAGATTGAACACCAGAAACAAAAACCTACCTATATAATGGACAAATCTGATCTACATTGTGCATttcgtaatacatgtacaggtattcTGTATATGTAATTTAACGTCATAAAATCATACACGCTTTTCTTAACTCCGTCACTTTTTGAAAACTTGTGTCCGGTGATAGATCAAGGGTATTTGaattctgaaaataaatatggATTTTGCAACTTTGGACATGGAAAATAGGGACCCAAATGATATTAATAATCATTTGAAggtaatttattaatttttttattttttgaaagctgTAAACTTTTTACTATACAATTCATGTAGCtcatttaattttctattattcaatatatataaaagggtgattcaaattaaacaatattcacTCAATACCGTAATTACGAAAACATCCCAAAAtgtcttttttgtaaaacaccCCCTCTATTTTGTCAGATATCATTGCAGACCTTAAGGTTTTGCATTGCAAACGACATGCAAGTAGCTgaatgataacgttgaaaaactATGCGAGGTGGTCCTATTATTTCCGGGTGGAGAAAAAAgacattataaacatttccaATAATTATGGCGTTCCGTTAAGACCTCTTGCACCCTCGCACTTTCGCCTCTAGAGCAAGAGTGTGGAATTGCGAAACGGTGAGTGCAAACTTGCTAAGATGCGACAGCGAAGCGCTGAAGGTGCGTAGGCGAAAATGCGAAGTTGCAGTGGCGAAGGAACGACACTACTATTCCTCCTTCTCCCTCGTAACTTCTCACTCTCATCTTCGCTACTTCGCACTTTTGCCTTCGCCTGTTTATGAGCGTGGAGTTAGGCGCGAGTCCGAatttgcgaaggcgaagaaacGATAGCAGTATCGCTTCCTCACCTTCCCACTTTTGTCTTCGCTTCTTCGCACTTTCGTTCCTTCGCCTTCACAACTTTGCACCTTACAGGCGAAAGTGCAAAGGAGCGAGTGACCAGCACGGAACATCAACCACATGCATTATAAATTCCCATATATGAGCTtctcaaggtaaaaaaaaaaagacactgTGTCAGTTAGTGTTTTCCCCTTTTACGATTTTAATTATACTTAATTGTCAGGTATGTTCATTTCTAGATATCTCAAAAATTGAGGGGAACATTAAcatgggacagactataatttgCATAATTCATGGGGTGAAGAGAATTTATGGTCTGTCCCAGAAAAACACACAAATGTCAAAGACAAATATTTTATACTAATGAATAGCAAACATCCTAAGATATCCTTTTGGATCCTCAGGTTCCCCGAGAAATTCACAGAAACGAAAATGCACTTACACATGTAATTAGGGGAAAATCCCACTCAGAAGCCCCTCGGATCAGAACTTCTCGAACAATTTgtcaacattatcatccgggcacTTTTCATTTCGTTTGCAATGCAAAACccatgtggttttttttttattgaaaacaaagaaatgacctctttaaaaaaaatcagaaagagAAGGTATTCTAGTAGTAATAGTGCAAATATACTTATTAAtgaaaattctttgaaaattgcGAACTATCTACTCcgagaaaatattattattctGATTAATCATCAATTTGATGTCATTATACTTTCAGACAGCTTTCGACGACGTATTGGCGGAAGTAGATGGCACTCATAGCATTGACTGCATTTGGAAGGCGTCTTATGCCTGCTTTCACAGTTGCAAGAGTTGTTGCTACAACATCTTCACATTCTTCTGCGGGATCTGGATAGCATGTTTCTGGGGACTGGATTTTGCTCTCATCTCCTTTGCGCATGTGTGGTGTGTGACCCCCATTCTAAGGATGTGCATGATTCACTTCAACCTTTGCCAGAAGACCTTCGGAACCTGGGTCAATTGTTGTTGTGCTCCTTGTTGCGAGGTGTTCAGCCTAATTTTCTCTAATATCAGGGTAGAGAAAAGGTAACCTCCGGTCTGTCCTAACGTCGAATTTCGCTTGACAATGTGATTGGAAAAAACCCCTGATGTCTTGTGAcgatgatatatatataatatataattatatactagaGTTTTGACCTGTGCATGcatgggttgacattgcatatcggacataatttacgaaataggtacaccgacacaccttattattgacatttacagaACAACGCTATAAGcatacaataatgctattactttcactacactttccttagtttgaataatctaactgtgtctcgagAAAGGCCCTTACCCGacctcaccacagttagaatgcctccaTTATACCCGTAATaaagcagaaaattgcagaatcgctctggaacgatttttgagaaatttaatgaagttgccttgaaaataacagtcaaattcatcacaacaaacctttttgagagtgtaaatacctttcaactaaaaattttaatccaaagaatggaagaattcaacaccttttcaccaacgtacacgtattttctttgtaaaactgggtccgtaggacattattcatttttacaataaaacatattttatcatcACTCTCcttacaaatataatgtaacttaatcaaatattttttgtcatcacgaagacaaatgtaagtacttagttgaaatgtatatttgttattttatactttctctcataagaaatcattgatatatatgaacagaatatatagcaaaagtcaaatgaaaatttacccgtatttgtattatcatttctgagtttattcatgcagatgtgatattgtggaaacataaactaaagatcccgttagggtgaatgtattgcgcaagcgcaagattgtaaaatccaaaaaatccaggtgatttccgggattttttgaggaattatcgttgattaataaattagcgaagcttaactgaggaaaaataaaaacaaattggtaatcttcaagtaccaatgatgattaacatatataaaacaaaagacaaaattcttccgatttctcggtattaaaggccataaattcgagtctattattttaatatagtagtatatcGATAGGAGTCACAAAGAATGACGTGTCATCCatcctctctttctttctctctctatgTCTCTCTCGCTCTCGTTAAATTAATAATGTTTGACTAAATTAATCATGCATCTTTATATTATTATCTGATGtctgattttgaataaattacaaattttgagagtttgttaagattttatttactaattttcTATGCATATGTTGTTGTTATAAAGAGGGTGTTGCAGAAAATCGGATTAAATATCCGTAACGTTTGAAGAGTCAAATCTAATTTTTGACGACTATGATATTTACATATTCAGTgctaattaaaattttatctatACATAATATTTTGGCCATAATTTATCTACTAGTTAAGAAAACAtcctaatatttaaaaaaaatgtgattcatttcatttatcttTGCACTGACCCCTTGATCCAAAGAATGATATTTCCACGACCATTCATCCCTCCAAAATAGTCGGATAGCAAAAGCATGATGAAATGAATATTGactttagaaccattttaagaGGAGCTTGGACTTGGACTTGGGTACGTACGGTACCGTAGTTGTgacaaacagcaatgtgacgtataATAATGTAGGCATGTCTAGCTCATTGCCGGTCACTCAGTCATATAGCTCTTTGagatcaacaagatttgtcagGCTTTTGAGATTAGACTACGCAATCACTGCATATTTCACTCCAAAGCAGTGTCATTTGTAAcctgttttgatgcaagaaatagttaTGTCCTAACCAAAGTCCGAAGTAGTTTTAAATGTGCCCTTGAAAACTGTGTGTCAAaattaaggggttttttttctagattattatttcatgaAGTTTACAATGCATTTTGGCACAAACTACTAGTGATAATGTACAGTATGTGACAAACCTTCCTCGTTTCTACGtatttcaattttctaaagAAATTAAATCCCTTTGATataattgcgtggaccctgaggtccacgcagaaaatatataagcgaggttaaaccggatgctatggggaaaattcagcctgcgcatgagctagcctggttcctgtgcgtaatgggtagctcagggaaccaggctaacacgtttatctgaatcggatcggaattccgtgccatatgcacatataagttcaaaggcgctgtaattgtaaagttgtcggtaaacactCACTCACTGTACAggaacaaagtattccttttaaagaaatgattggcatgtgatatgaactatcagtattatgaaataagttaatgttatgccgaaactacaacatgcatcaaatagcataatttgcaatgttttgttgttttccgaatacacatgtaacttaacgtagtcgaggctagagaacttcccgattaattttttttaagcatttaactatgtcactataaaagtttgaatctcaagaaaaatgcatcaaaatatgaaatttttaatttacacaaagctgtcactgcatagttaacaaagtagtgcgaatcgtaatgtgtgcgcaaatagtagaattcaccgaatgcctgatactatacatgcaaacttcattcatagatagatcaaaattattttagaagtatgaatcctttaaattctgagataaaaagtcagggctatacatacatgtatacgtaatacaatgttaaaagcagagggctagagtcggtggaatctctgataatctacaggctttcacgttttcgttggaaacacatgcaaatggtccacgtattgtagtcctttttttaaGGACTGCAACTTGTTATATCATTTtccgttttcattttttttccgcgtgtaaatttaaagttgacCATACGAAAGTTCATGAAGTCAATAGTTCTGAGCATTTTAGGAGACATGTTATCTTAAGCCAATTAGCCCTTCTTCATGAGTGAACGCTTACAAATTACACTTATCTGCAGCCTCGTACGAGATTATAACATCTTATTTCTTACTTTTACGTTAATAAT
This genomic window from Crassostrea angulata isolate pt1a10 chromosome 8, ASM2561291v2, whole genome shotgun sequence contains:
- the LOC128160345 gene encoding caveolin-1-like; its protein translation is MDFATLDMENRDPNDINNHLKTAFDDVLAEVDGTHSIDCIWKASYACFHSCKSCCYNIFTFFCGIWIACFWGLDFALISFAHVWCVTPILRMCMIHFNLCQKTFGTWVNCCCAPCCEVFSLIFSNIRVEKR